A segment of the Excalfactoria chinensis isolate bCotChi1 chromosome Z, bCotChi1.hap2, whole genome shotgun sequence genome:
AGTAAAGTTCCTTAATGCGTGTGCAGACAGAATAATGGAGCTACTGATATGGTGTTTCACAGTGAAGCAGTACACAAACATAACTCAGTTTAGACATTCCCATTGTGGTCTGTGAAATATGTGGCTAAGCAGTCATCCATAGTCACTTGAGTTTTTAGATAACTTGCTCTTGCTTATAATGTGGTCATGTTTTTTCCCAAGGAATATGCAAACAGAATAGCAGATAAACAATTCCAGACAGCTTTGAAGAAGAAGGTATGGGCAGCATGGCGCTCTCTTAGtgaagaaagatggaaagagaaagtaGCTAAAGCCTGTCAGCTAAGGGCAGAAGATATCTGTGTTCAGCTTACCAATGATTATGAAGCCAAAATTGCAGAGGTATAGTAAGGTTTACTTTTTCCATTCCTTCACTCCTTGTCTCGATAAATCAATTTCCACAAAGCATATCTTTCTCAGCAAGTTTGAAAAGCATGAAGACTTTCCAAGAGaacagagctctgaagtacaGGAAAAGATGTGAAGAGATCTAGGATTTCTCCTGTAgatggttgcttttttttttttttttttttttttatgactaGCATCTGATGTAAAATGTTGCTGATCTGCATATGCAGGTGGAGTAAATATCTGTTTACACATCACAAGGAATTGTACCTGATTCCTAAGAACACACTGTTTAATAGTTGCAGTTTATTTTGAGGTCTCACTGAAGGAGGAAGacataatagaaataaaagtctattattattataaatgaCCATAAGGAGTTCAATATCTTCTTCTATTACAGCTGTTAAAGGCTGAATACAAGTTTGGTTTTGCCTCCAACCTCTCAACGACACTTACTGAAAATTTTTCAAAGTTTATGATGAAGTTAGGCTGGTAACAATGGGTGTCCCCCAGATATttgtcttgggaccagtgccATTCAATATCTTTATGAGTGGTCTGGACAGAGGGACTGAATGCACCgtcagcaagtttgcaggtgaTGCTGAGCTAAGTGGTACagttgatacaacagaaggaagggctGGCATTCAAATGGACAAGCTTGAGAAGTGGGCTCACAGCACGGAATTACTGAATTGTAGGGATTGAAAGGGACTTTTGGAGATCATAATGTCCAACtgcctgctaaagcaggtttcctacagtaggtcatacagaaaaaaatgcagtatttccagaggagactccacaacctctctgggcagacaGTTCCAGTCCTTGGGAACCTAGTGAGCCCAATTGGATTCAAAAAGTTGAAGCGTGAGATACTGCAATTACATTGTGGCAATCCCAGGCATGTGTACAGGCTAGAAGAAGAATTCATTGAGATCTGCTCTGCTgggaaggacttgggggttctgatggatgaaaagcCTTACATGAGCCACCAGTGTGCTCTTGCTTCCCAGAAGGCCAGCCACGTCCTActctgcatcaaaagaggggtgggccagcagggagagggaggtcACCACCCACATGAGAcccccatctggagtactgcgtccaggcctggggcaccCCACataagaaggatgtggagctaTTGAAgggggtccagaggagagctgcTAAGGTGATCAGGACTGGAGCACTTCTTAAGAAGAATcactgagggagctgagcttgttcagcttggagaagagaaagctccagggagaaCAACTTTTTTCActgtctgatagtgacaggacaagggagaatggttttaaactaaacgacgggagatttagattagctATCGGGGGGaagtttttgttggtttttttaagagagtggtgaggtaccTGGAGCAAAACTGTTCCACAGAAGTTGTGGGTGCCTCACGTGcttggagattttcaaggtCAGGTAGGTAGGAAGGGTtcatgggcagcctgatttagtggttggcaaccctgccctCTAGTTTGCTGAGGATATAATCACAGAAAGGcttaaggatcatctagttccaagcccttctgtgattctgtcctTAGCAAACTAGAGATTTTGAAGTGAATATACATTTTGTAAACACATTAAGTGtcttttaaagctatttcaATATGTTCATGGTTTGCATCCAGAAGTACAAGGCAGCTGTTTCCATATTCTCTTTTGTAGCTAACTGCTACTTTGGAACAAACAAAAGCTGAGATTCTGCGTCTGCACAGTGAAAGAGAGCAGTATGAAGACACTATGAAGAAAGCATTTATGCGTGGTGTTTGTGCTTTGAATCTGGAAGCCATGACCATGTTTCAAGGCAAGGACAATAGGACAGATCCTGGTCAGTGTAAAGTAGTTATAATTTGggagtttgtgttttttgttgtttttattgtgttctgttgttttgtttttttaaaaaggattattcttttttccttccaatttttttaatatgacgACTTCATCAAATATAATTCCTTTAAAGAGATGAATtgaatatgtaaaaaaaatgttctgacGCTGAAGAACATACtgttaaataataaacaaaatgaatgatttCTTGCAGATGGCGAGTTCATgaataaaatgtttatctttCAGCGTGTTATAAACAAGAAACTGCTCTCTCAGGTTTTATCTTAACTTTGCATGTTTATTGTTTTCAAAAACACATGCAACAGATAGTGTGTCTCACACATAGTGATGGGTAACTGAGTTATGTGTTTTGTAATCTGTGGACCCTTAAACTTCTGAGTCTGTTACATATCTACAAACACTGCAGTGCCACCTACTGTCACTGCaagtaaaagcagaatttggtcCCTTGAAAGACTTACAGGTAGTTAATAATGTGCAAGTATCACAGTGTGACAAGGGTCTACTATTTGGAGACAGTGTAGATCGTCAGCAGTCTGTGACTGATTTATTGATGGGTAATTTTGTGTATCATGATTTTTTAGCTTAGATCCACAATAACTCATGTTATAATAGAAATACCACTGCTTAAGTAATGTAGATCAGATATATATGCCATTGATCCTGTCTATGCCTAAGcttaatgtatatatatgtgtatatgttaGTACAAAATGTGTATTCTGGcatattttcattcttgaaaACTTTGAATATTGTAGCAGCTGAACTATATTGTTATATTTTTCCTGCTCACtttaagaaaacagcaacagcaacaacaaaaaaacagttgcCATACAATAATACTCTAATCCCTGAAATGATAAATATTCCTTTCTCCTGGAGCTCCTATTGCATTAGTCCTTTAGAAATGGAAGAGTAAACAACAGTacttctctctgcttcccttAAGGAAACTTATATTCTAAAAGTAAAGACTGAAACAACTTGAAAAGATTCTTGCTTAAGTCTGCAGATTAGATGTCCCCATGGTGTCTGCACTGAGACAAGAGAATGGAGCTGCGTTCAGTACAGTCTTTCCCTGCCTCGCTGCTGTCTATCTGAAGTAACTTTTGGCCTCTAGTGTAAAGGCAGCTCTTGCACAGTAGGTTTAGTATTTGCAAGCAGTATCCAGAACCTCTATTCTTTACTCTGAAGTCTGACAAGCACATAGAGGTGCTGAAGCAAAATAGAGAAACAAGTCACctgaaatttctgtttccaaactTCTGAAAAGGAGCGTCAAATACAGGAGTAGAACAGACTGATCCTTTACATTAGTTTATACAGAAATACCAAAGGAGTAGTAAAACTTTTACTATAACATATTTCGTATCCCCTAGCGTTTGTTAAATTATGTGCTGATCCcattattctgtttcttaaaatagATGCAGGAAGTAGGAGAGAAGATAATGGTGCCATTATATCAGGAAGGCTACCTCCTTCACAGTACAGTCCCCCTTCACCACCCCCTGCACCAGCAACTGCTCTTCAGATGGAAGACTTGGTAAGTCAGTGCTATATTCACTAGCAGTGAAAATGAACTTCCTGCCATGGGGCTTTTTGAAGATAAATATAATAGTGCCTGAACTGAGGGGATTTGAACTTAGTCTAAGTATAAAAAGAAACGAACAAGTATGTTCAGAGTGTTTGCTATAAATGAAGTGTGTAAGTCATGGCTCCTATGACTTGGCATACTTCCATTTAGCTCTGGTATTGATTTTAGTGAAGATGTGTTAAGCTAATGAAGAGAAAGTCACAACAGCAAGCAGAATTTGCTTTCCAAGGTTTTTACTGAAAAAAGAGGTTGTTAGAGTGCCTTGCCAAAAAAAGAACTGATCATACTATTacctgggagaaaaaaatagaagttagCTTGacattaaatttctttttaaaaatgcaacatATATAGTCACTGAGGAAAAACTTACCTTATTGTCTTGTTATGTCAGCTTATCCAGACTATTACCCAGTAGCCTGGAAGTTGGACCTGCCCTGGAGTTATGCTGAAGATGTTTGTGCTGTAAAACAATTCCACACTAGGGTACAGGATAGAATGGAGAGAGGACATGCTTGCCTCTTTTCCCAGTTTTCCATTCTAATAGTACCAAATATTAGTTACTCAATTTTCAGGAATTTTTAAACAagtacttttttaaaaagaatttttagattagcaaaaaatatatattaaaaatagcacTAATACATCTGcaaaaaaacttcattttagaAAGGTAAGTGGAATAGCCACTAGGTTGTCTATCTAAAgagtaaaactgcatttttggAAACATGCTCATTCTTTAAACCCTGATTCACTTAACAGTTTTCTGCCCACCTGGGTCATGCAAGCACTTCTCAGACCAGGCTGGATTCTGATTCTCCAGTAATcatccctggcacagctgcaggatCTGGGCTGGCATCAACTCAAAAATTGGTAAAATGCTCAGTTTGACTTTTTAAGACAATTAGAACAAACTTTTAGTTTCAGagcattttctgtttagttttagTTTTCAGAGCAACTCAAGTATGTAGCTGAGAAAACTATCATAGAGTTCAGTTAAATGTGCAACAACACTATCTTGTGAATGCTTATTAATGAGATGGAAAAGCGCCCCCACGATAAGCTTTAGCTGATTTTTcgagtgaaaaaaaaagtatgacaAAATAAAGAGTAAGAAAAGTGTATGTGCATTAAGGTGTAATACAGCAGGAACAATTGGTGGTTTGCATGGTTCCATtgtgttctggaaaaaaatatggttTGCTTTTGCCTCCTGCTATTTAATATGTATCTCTCATTCTCGTTTCTGTGTTTGTCACTTAAATTTCCATGAGGGTTCTCTGCATTGCTCTCCTTTGCTTTGATGCAATTTGCTTCTAGTAATCAGAAAGATGCAACATTTTATTGCATAGAAGTCTTTTTGTGTCTGCTATGTCGCAGCTGGAAAGACTTATCAGGGTGATGGAAGTGCCTGCAGCTATCACCAGAGTATGCAGCCAGCTAAACTACCCGTGCAGCTTGATTTTTGTCAAATTAGCCTTAATACCCTCAGGATAGTAGTTGCACTAAAACAGCATcgctgtggaaaaaaagacagaattaaCTAGGTTGCAAATAGGTGGAGCAACTTCAGTTCCATATAGCATAAGTGTATTACATGCAGATTCCTATGTTATGTAGGCAAGCAGCTAATAAAACTAAGCACCCATACTAAAACATTGCAAATATTATGCTTAGAAATTTTGCTAATTAATATCTAATTTATTTGTAGCCCATGGCAAAGGTAATAACATCTGCTCAACAGAAAGCTGGGAGAACAATCACTGCTCGAATCACAGGCAGATCTGATATGGGGcaaaaacacagaatttctgGTAGTTTAGCCGTGATGGGAGTTGCTCCACCCATGAGTTCGATCATTGTTGAAAAACATCACCCAGTCACTCAGGTAAGTCAGAATTATGCTTGTAATAgtattattaatattatattgTATAAATAAAAACCACCACCATGAAGAGATCATTAGACTTGagtcctttttaaaataatatgcAGTGCTACCTTTGGGCTGGATAGAATTACAGAGAAAGCTAAAGTGGCAGTGTTTACTTCTTTCATCATAGTTTGTTTCattagaaattatttcataGGCACAGTAATCTTGGTTGACTTTTTCTTGGCCAACTCTTTGGTGAGTCTTCCTGTCCATAGCTGGTCGTCATCTGGTGCAACAATGTTAGGTATTGTCATCACACATCTGCTATTTAAAGACAAGCTTTGCAGTGGAGCAGTCCAATCAAAGATAGTAGAGCAGTCCAATCAAAGATAGTGGCAAGCTGAGCATAGCAaatttttggaggaaaaagcagaatctTTGTCAAGAGGCAACAAAGTTCATCTGGCCTGCTTCttgtatctttttatttcctcccgCTGTTCTGAAGAAATACCGAGACAAGTGCATTAATAGGGTATGAAAGCAACGTAAAATATGACTGTAACAGTAGCCCAAATCACCTAGTCTGTCACTACACGTTTAGACCAATCTGAGCAAAAAGGAGCTTTAACTTCTAAAGAATTCAGAGTCTATGACTAGTGTCACTACTGTACCAAAACCTGccttttaatcacagaatcacaaggttggaaaggacctataagatcatctagtccaactgtcctccctccACCATACCtgcagaaaacccctaaacaatatctcctagctccctatccagaagcttcttgaacactgccagtgatggcgactccaccagctccctgggcaggctattccagtgcctgaccaccctctgagaaaaaaagttccttcgTATGTCAAgcctaaacctcttctgatacaacttgtgtccatttcctcgggtcctgtctgttgcctggcagaagaggccaagctcctcctcatcacaacctcccctcaggaagttgtaaagtgcaatgaggaATTAAAAACGCAGTCACAAAATTGCAGgatggttgaggttggaaggtgCCCCTGGAAGACACCTGGTCCAACCTTGCTCAATCAGGGACatctggaacaggttacccaggcCTCCGTCATggtggcttttgaagatctccaaagTGGGAGTAGGGCAGCCAGTGCCAGTGTTCTGTCACTGATACAGCGCAGAAGAGCTGCCTGATGCTCAGATGGAGCCCCTTCTGTTCCACTTTGTGCCCACTGCTTCCTGTTCTGGCACTGGGTGCTTGAAAAGAGCCTGTCTCTGTCTTCTCTGCATTCTTCCCTCAGGTATTTATGAACATTCATGAGAtcccccctcagcctccttttacTGGGCTGAACAGCCTTACTcagccagctctctcagcctttcttcataggattGCTAAGGCCATCAGCATTTGTGGGTGCATCCTACCAGGGCCCATAGAATTTCTCCAGTTTGCTCAGGTATTCCCTTACCTGATCCTCTCCTACCAAAGGTGCATCTTCCTTGCATCAGCCATTTATCCTGGCCTCTGAGATCTAGGATTCTTGAAGGTCAGTCTTGCTGCTAAATAAGGCATTCATACCTTGCCTTTGCACTGTCCCAGATCACCAGGACTCTTGTTTCCTTCATGAGAGACTCACATTTTCTATAATCTTCCTTTTGTCATTGAGAGAAGCCCTTCTTGTTGCCTTTCTTGTCCATGGACAGATTTAATTCTATCTGTGCCTTAGCTTTCCTAGGTTGATCTCTGGCTGCTCAGACAATGTCTCTGTATTCCCAGACATTCCCAGAAATAAATACCTTATActctttctgcaaataaaagtcTAAGTGCACATCAGTCAGATTCAAGTATTTCTCTTGCTGTCAATCTGACAAAGAGCCTACCCTGACTGCATATATAAGCTGTATGCATTTACTATATATTGCAGTAAGAAGTCCAGTTTGAGGGAAGAAATTCTTAAGTAAAGTAAATGcaaacttcttccttttggAAACCAACTTTCTCATAGCAAATGCTGTACTTTAAGGAGTATTGGTGTGATTACATTGGAACTACAAAGGAATATTCTGAAcaacctttaaaaacaaaagctcttGAAATGAGATTGCATAGATCAAGATGATCAAGTTCAGGGTATATGATGGTTAACTGGATGTTTAGTACTTTTCTAAGTACTAGTACTGTTCTAAgtatataaggaagaaaaaaaaatagttatcCCATTGTTTTTTTGATGTGTAGTTCAGTTTCTATTAGGAATCTTTCTCTTTAAACTACTGTTCACTTACGGTTACTTGAATGGAGTTGGGTTGTTTTGCATTCTTTAAAGATCTGTGGTGTCTGATTACTTTTCAGCAAACCATATCCCAAGCCACTGCAGCTAAATATCCTCGAACTGTGTTCCTTGCTTCCAGTTCTACCACTTCAAGACCTGCAGGACAAGTTGGGCGAATGCTTCAGAGCCAAACTCACACCAGCGTTCAGTCAATAAAAGTTGTTGACTGAGTAAATACCTTCCACTGGTGGAGgtttttataaaaatatgtaatttaaACCTCTTCCCGGTCTTTTCAAAGCTTGACATAGCGAGACCTAAAGTGTGTATCATGTTTTTAGCCCTTTTAACAAAAGAAGTGTGTGCAGAAAGCATCCGGAGGGGAAAATGAATGACCTTGAAAATGTTATTCTACCTCCTATTTGAAAACTTAATAATTAAGATAAacactttatttaaataaagaatcttttgcacattttcaaataaaGGATAAAATACGATATTTGTCCGAAATGCTTGTTTACTTCCAGCATAAATGTTagtgcatttattttcaagtaaaaatcacatttgttaCCTATGCTTTTACTAAATGTAGTTGGCATAGTTAAACAAAGAATAACAGATAACAGGGCAGTGGCCTTCACAACCAGGATATGACGTGAGTCCGCTTAGACACCTGGAGTCTATCAACCTGTTAAGCgttttcatcttttccagtAAGCTGCAGAATGTTGCAAAGGTTGATGCATACCTGTCAGGATGTAAGAGTTTGTGCTTTAACTGAGATCCCGAATGCTAGAACCCGGGGCTTTACCAGTCTCCATTTCTGTATAGTTCTGCAGCCTTGTCAAAGTGGGTTGAACGTGAAAGGGCACTTAGGCATAAGACTAATGCAAACACCACCAAATAGAGTTAAAGACATAAACAAGAAATAGgtttaaaaatgttgaaaaatagaaatgctAAGTATTAAGATATCAGATATTCTATTTTGAGCGTATAAACAAGGTTATGCCATGACAAAATTCTGTAGCTAGTTACAGATGGTTTTAGATgctatttctgtgtatttttactATATGAACCAAATGCCGAAGAGGAAACATTTATCTAAGCACTAAACAAGAAAAAGTCTCCTCGGGTAGGAAAACTGTAATCCTAGCAAGACTATAAAAACCTGAATTCCAAATGAGGTGAGTGCCAACCTATTTTGGGAAGTGTTGATTTGTACACACAATTTTCACTTATTAAATTTACTTCAGCAAGAAAACGTCTCATTTACATTTTAGGTCAACCACAGGATAGCTTTAGCGGGGAGTTCTGATGAGGAATACTACAGCAATGTTAAGGCAGATGCAGAAATGGTGGGGTGGCTCTTGCTTGACAGTATGGTCCTAAATCACCATCTAGCCATCCGTTGTAGATCATTGTCTAGCAAAGAATGACCAGTATTTCAAGAGAGCAAGTTCTTCTTGGTTGGATAAAGCCATGCAgcttcaaaatacattttaatttccagAGAAGATGTCTGTACATGAAAGTCTCTTGTCTGGCATGTAGTTCCATCACATACGCCATGTTTTATCAATGAACTCatgaaatttcacattttctggaccctgtgtcagtgctgctttCGGTTCTGATCTTCTCTGTAAAGAAAGATGACAAAACACTTGCTGGACGTGCTCAGATTTTACACAGTCAGCACTAATCTGAGTGAAGGAATGGCAGTCGCATTTTGATGGTGTTTGTAGGAGAAAGGCAGGGAGCAAAGTGTGTGCGTTTCTCTCTCCCTTCAGAAAACCTGTCTTGCTTACCCTCTCTTCCTTGACCAATCCCAGCGCAGGCTGGGAGCTCAGCACCACCTGGCACTTCTGTAAGTGCTCTCTACACCACAAAACAACTTACCAGCTAAGTGCTGAAATCCTACTTCCACCAAGTCTTTGAATATAAGCTTGACAGGATTCTGACGGGCCAGCAAAGTGCCGTGTAACCAGATCAGCAGCATTCTGTGTCCGTGTTCTTTGTAACTCTTTTTCCCTGTGGAATACACAAATCATTTCCCTGTTGGACATGCTGGAaaagtgctgctttgtgcttttatgCTTTTACAGTTCCAAGAGGCTTTTAAAATCCCTCTccagaagcaaaaggaagaccAAGAGATAAAGGTTaagaataataaagaaataaaactctgTTATCCTAAGgcttaataaataaatccaacatGAATACATCTTAAAATAGCTACATGCTTTAACATCGCTTCTATAACTGGAGTCTATCCACCCTGCTTGTTGCTGTTACCTGTCCACTGTTCCTCAATAGCTTTAATCTGCTCATCTGTGAACTTCCAGAACAGGGCCAGGATTTTCCATTCCTGGGGTTTTAAATGATTGTACGCCAGATTCCACAGGGAGGAACGGAGCTGCTTGGTCTGTGCGCTGTGATCTTGTTTGAAGGACAAATCAGAGTCTGGCCAGCCATCACTGTGACCTGGATGTGCCTGACAACGACAGCAAATAATGACATATTTTGTGATGGAGGTGGGAACGCAGCCGTGAACACCGTGTCCTGCACAGCCTTATGTGACCACCGGAAATGTCAGAGACGAAGACCTTCTGTGTTCGTTGCTACTTGTCATTAAGAGCAAAGTAAAACTACGCCAGACACTCATTGCAAAATAGCAGGTAAAAGCAAGAATTACTTGAGCCCCTTGGCTGACTACTTTATAAGCCACATGTTGAACATGGCAGCCCCAGCTGAGTGCTGTCCAGGGAAAAGCCTGGTTCCCAGTGTCGGTAAGTTCTAAATACTTCACTATTGCATCTTGTTTACACGCTGGTCCTGTCTCAATTCAGTAAGTAATCATCATCATGGGCGTTCGATGCCATTTCTTCAGGTGCAGGCTGTGTTTTGTGCTTGCAGACAAGTGCAGAGTGAAATGTACAACACAGAATAGCTCCAGGCTCTTTCCAGTACTGAGGTATGcaaataaagcaacaacaaaagaaaacaaagacagaaacaaaccaaaccccaCCACTCCAAGCACAAGTAAACAAAACACCTTGTTTCACTCCctcttgcagcagcacagcttctctttgctgccagctgcGTGCATAAGCCGTGGCAGTGTGGGACAGCAAAAGCAGCCCTGGAATCTGGTCGAAACCGGGTAAGGGATGGGTTGTGCCCATAGACGGGACTAGCAGAGAGAACAAGAGACCTTTTCACACACCTCTGAGTCATGTGCACTTCCTCTCTGCGGTGTGTGTTTTGTAACCAGTGCTTTGTCACAGATGACCAGTCGGCTCAGTGTATTATA
Coding sequences within it:
- the POC5 gene encoding centrosomal protein POC5 isoform X1 — encoded protein: MEQLCPVSEETSSQESAHVPKGTDETIVTELTVPDEKVTQIENILDLWSGSLKTNVLSELRKWKLSFIEHHKHQMRQEKEKHAEHVKQLNNEVENLKELLRTYEISIGRKDEVITNMTEALERKKEKIELMRTFTQWRIQQIKAKQQEYANRIADKQFQTALKKKVWAAWRSLSEERWKEKVAKACQLRAEDICVQLTNDYEAKIAELTATLEQTKAEILRLHSEREQYEDTMKKAFMRGVCALNLEAMTMFQGKDNRTDPDAGSRREDNGAIISGRLPPSQYSPPSPPPAPATALQMEDLFSAHLGHASTSQTRLDSDSPVIIPGTAAGSGLASTQKLPMAKVITSAQQKAGRTITARITGRSDMGQKHRISGSLAVMGVAPPMSSIIVEKHHPVTQQTISQATAAKYPRTVFLASSSTTSRPAGQVGRMLQSQTHTSVQSIKVVD
- the POC5 gene encoding centrosomal protein POC5 isoform X2; translation: MSSDEEKSTSSFLSKDSVRGSSVSSDIQDEYEELLHYVIVTPKSELRIPNQSEPSSELRERDRFSSVTDDTVYHKTPDLLSVKVCTEVNMEQLCPVSEETSSQESAHVPKGTDETIVTELTVPDEKVTQIENILDLWSGSLKTNVLSELRKWKLSFIEHHKHQMRQEKEKHAEHVKQLNNEVENLKELLRTYEISIGRKDEVITNMTEALERKKEKIELMRTFTQWRIQQIKAKQQEYANRIADKQFQTALKKKVWAAWRSLSEERWKEKVAKACQLRAEDICVQLTNDYEAKIAELTATLEQTKAEILRLHSEREQYEDTMKKAFMRGVCALNLEAMTMFQGKDNRTDPDAGSRREDNGAIISGRLPPSQYSPPSPPPAPATALQMEDLFSAHLGHASTSQTRLDSDSPVIIPGTAAGSGLASTQKLPMAKVITSAQQKAGRTITARITGRSDMGQKHRISGSLAVMGVAPPMSSIIVEKHHPVTQQTISQATAAKYPRTVFLASSSTTSRPAGQVGRMLQSQTHTSVQSIKVVD